From the genome of Dehalococcoidia bacterium:
AGACATGCTTAATCCGCGACCTGCCCCAGATACACCAGATTTACAATCTATAATTATCTGCTCTTCAATTAACCCAAGTGAAACTAAAGGCGCCAATCCAAGCAGAGCTGCCGTAGGGTAGCAACCTGGGTTTGCAATAACTTGTGAATCTTTAATCAACGTACGATTAAGCTCAGGGAGTCCGTAGACTGATGACTCAAGTAAATCAGGCGCAGGGTGCTTCACCCCGTACCATTCGAGGTATTCCAATGAGTCTTTTAGTCGAAAATCTGCAGAGATGTCAATTACTTTTACACCACCCCGAATATATGGAATACATGCCTCAGCAGACGCAACTTGCGGCAATGCTGAAAAGACTATATCTACACTTTGAGTAATTTCGGGCTCAATTGGCAAAATTGTACGTGCCAAATGAGGCAATGCTTTTGCAAGCTCCTCACCTGCCTGGCTACGACCTGTAATACTGACAATTTCTGCCTCAGGATGACGATACAAAATCCTGGCAAGCTCAATACCTGCATAGCCCGTAACATTTATAATCCCTATTTTCATAGCTCTCCAAACACCATCAGATCAATTTCTGATGAAACGGATTTACGATATATTCTGATAATAATGCCATTTGATCATGGATCTCATCAAACCCACATGCAGGGTTAAATACAAATTTAGTAGCACCTGCTTCAATGTACTGCTTCAATCGATCCATAACCTGAGATGAAGTACCTAGTAAATTTAAATCCTCAAGAGGGACATCAGTCCTTCGTTTCAGTAAAAATTTTTCTTTAATTAAGTCAGGAACATGACCAGTTTTTGAAATATAACAACTGATTTGAAGGCCGAAATGATCTTGAGGAATTGTTCTTCCCGCTTCATTTGCGTACAAATTTATCTTCGAAACACCTACACGAAATTCGGCAGGTGTTAGCTGGGTAGGTAGCCAGCCATCACCCAATCTACCTGTTCTTCGCAAACCAGCCTCTGATCTGCTACCTATCCATATTGGAAGATTTTGCTGAAAAGGATGAATACCTATGGAAGCATTATCAAGTTTTAAAAACTCACTTTCGTAGGTAACAGTATCCTTCGCCCATAATTCTCTCATCACTTGAATTGCCTCGTCCAATCGGCGGCCGCGATCTTGCTTCCGTACACCCATTGCCTCATATTCTGCAAGCGCTTCTTGGCCTACTCCAACTCCGACAACCAGTCTTCCATTTGATAGATTATCTAAAGTTGCAAGTTCCCTAGCCATAGTAACTGGGCTTCTCACAGACATCAGTAATACGCCAGTTCCAAATTTCAGCTTATTAGTCCTACCGCTAATCATGGACATGCCAACAATAGGGTCGATTCTCAATGTAGGTCCGACTATTCTGTCTGAAAACCAGATGGAGTCCCACCCTTGAGCCTCGGCCTCATCGACGTAAGACAAAAAGGCATCCCTACCTTCTTTTGCGACGACCGAAACTCCTGACAATCCAATTTTTATTGACACGACTACCTCTTAAGGCACCATATTATAGTAGAAAAATATGGGAGAAAACTAAGTGCCCCGGCCGTAGCCGAGGCACCCATCCTAATCCTTTTTGTCTAGCAATCTATCCAAAAAGGCGCACCCTGCTGCAACTCCCACTGGAACCCCCATCTGAGTTCCCTGGAAACATCGAGGGGCGACCGATATCGACCAGTCGGTCCCTACAGATGAGCAGCGGGTGAAGCAGCAGTGCTAGGTAATGATGTTGACACTACTAGATCACCCCCTTTCTGCAGCCTATCGCTGCAGTTTTATCTTAGGCTTATCGGTAATCTCTGCCAAGTCTGGTTGCATGGCAATTTACGCATTTTTAGTACATTTTTGTAAGCCAATTGATTAAATGTGAGCGCGTAGCAGATATCCTGTGTAGTAGCATTCCTTTTTTAGGCCCACAACGTTTACAGTAAATTCGCGGTTTCACTATCAAGCGTATAAATCGCAAATTGCAATTTGGACATTCCAATCCCTTATATATCTTTGTGCTATTTGAGAAATCAATGTTTGCAGGAAGAGAAGCTGACGTTGCCCGAGGCCTAGCTCCTAGATATCCAGCCCATTGCTTCCATTTTAGGCCGTGTGGGTTTTGGGAATTATTGCCTAATGCAATATGTGCAAGTTCGTGCCGCAAAGTTTCTTCTGCTTGCTCTAAGCTCAGCCAAGCAGAGAGTTTTATTTTTCTTTCATTCAAATATGCCTTGCCTAATACTCTTTTAAAGCGCGTTGACCATTCCACTACTGGCATCGGAAGTATCTGATACTCCATACATAGAGTTATCAAAAGTTCGTCTATTCGATTCTTGATGGCACTAGATGGGTAATCGATTTTACTCATAGGGGCTTGTAGTTCAATGTCTTTGTTACGGACCTCGTATCATTTTTCGTAATGAGTTTCTCTCTTGATGGGCATTGTCCATTAAGCGGGCAAATATAACATAGTGGCCGGAGTGCTTTGCATATTTCCCGTCCGTGCGAAATTAAAAAAACATGAAAATTGAGCACTCTGTCTGGCTTCACCCATTTTTCCAATAAATCATGAGCCTGATCTGCGGTAACTTTTGGTCCAATTAGAGCCAGCCTTTTAGAAACTCTATATATATGTGTATCTACTGCCATTGCAGGCTGATTTAATGAAAACGATAAAACGACACCTGCAGTTTTTGGACCTACGCCCGGAATTTCACGGAGCCATGACTTGGCCAAATCAAGGTTCCAGCTAGACAGAAATGCAATATCAAATCCACCTGTCCGCTGATAAATAGAATGTAGTGCTATTTGAATTCTAGGGGCTTTTTGTTGAGCTAGTCCCCCGCTTCTGATAACTGATACAAGCTGATCAGTTGGTGCATCAAGTACTTCCTGCCAAGAGTTATACTTATCTGCCAATGCTGTAAATGCTTTTTCTGCATTGATGTCAGATGTATGTTGCGACAGAATTGTCCAGATCAGTTCTGAAGTAGGATCCATTCGCCTAGCTTTATCCGGAATACCATAATGACCTGCGAGTATGTCGTAGACTTCGTCAACTGAATAAGGTTTTATTCCATTAACACTACGGGGCCGTAGTACTTTCCTACGCCTTGCGCTAGTTTTCGGATCACCCATCGGTATTCTCAAGATGTGAAATGTCTCTAAATGCCTCCAGTACTATAGAGTCAGAAGAAATATTTAATATTGTCATTGATGCTAGGGGCGCCTTTAAATAATCTTGTTTGTGCTCAGAGTCAGGAAGTCCAAGAGCAATTGAAGCTGCGATTCTGATCGGTGAGTCATGGGTAGCAGCCAAAACAGTCTCGCCCTGATGAGACTGTTTTATCTTTCTAATAAATTTGTTCATTCGCAAACGTAAGTTGGCTAAATTTTCCCCGTTCTCAAATGTTACTGTCTCAGGAGCGTCTCGCCATTGCTCAAATAAACCAGGAGCTGCTTCTTTAACATCCGCAATAAACGCACCGGCAAAACGACCGTAATCTAAATCTTTTAGGAGGCTACTCTGGCGAACCCTTATTCCGAGTAATCCTGCTGTGTACCTTGCAGTCTGCCTAGCGCGTAGAGCAGGGCTCGCATAAACCTGCGTAATAGGTTCATTAACTAAACGTTGTGCAAGAGCGGAGGCTTGAATACAACCTATCCGGTCGAGACTTCCGCCACCTTGTACACGGCCTTCTGCATTCCATGCAGTTTGGCCATGCCGAACCAAGATTAATCTTACGTCTTTCATAAATATTCCCGTATATTCACACCGTAACGCGCTTCAAATTCTTTTTTCTTCTCGGAGAGGAATTGTTGGTATTCTGCAGATACTAAATCTGGAGTCGTCATGATCACAGCGTCTTCATTATTATCTGAATAGTACCTTCTACGCATCCCAGCTTCAAAAAATCCGTATTTTGCATACAAAGCTTTAGCGATTTCGTTTGACACTCGCGCTTCAAGCGTCACCACTTGAGACGAGCGTGCTGCACCAAGTTCTAGCGACCCGATAAGAAGTAACTCGCCAATACCTTGACCTCGATATTCTTCTCTAACAGCAACTGTAACAATGTGAGCCTCACCGCCCATATACCAAATACCAAGAAATCCAACGACTAATCTTTTTTTAACGGTGATTGGAGGGAGGTTCTTGCGAAAGAGCCGCCGCCAATCTTTACGCTGCCTCTGAACAGTAAGGTACTCACCATCACGGATGCAAACTATATACTCTGCTACCTTATTAACGATCTCTTTACGATAAGAAGTAGGAGGCCATAAAGTAGGGAAAGACACACGCTCGATACTTGAAACCTGATCAAGATCGTCTATTGACATCGGACGCAGTGAATAAGCAAACGACAATATATTTTTTTGATTTATTTTACCTGCCATACCTACCACAAAAATAAACTGAGTTGATGAGATTGTAAGGTAATACGTCTTTCTAGCAATTCCCTTTAGGGTGTATTTGCTCTATATTTATTCCATCAATCATTTCGACTCGAAGTCAACTGTGATGAAATTTCGAATGGGTATCATGGGTGCACATGAAGATCCTTTGGCGAATCACGAAGATCGCTGCCCTTGAACGTTCCCGCATGGCTGGAGCATGGGCCTCACTAATAGTTGCGACTATTCTATTTCTTTCCATACCTAGGCTCATAGGATTTTCAATTGATTATGCAATTAGTGAAGGTGCTGACGAGCAACAAAGCACTCGTGTACTCGTGTACCTCGGCGCTATCGTTATTGGCGTAGTAGCGCTAAGAGGTATCTTCAATTATGCAAATCTTTACCTCGCAGAATCAGTTTCTCAGCATGTTTCATACACAATACGAAACATGCTTTACGACAAGCTGCAACATCTGAGTTTTGCCTTCCACGATCGAGAGCACACTGGAAACTTAATGTCCAAATCGACTATTGATGTCGAAATGATGAGGATGTTTGTGAGTATGGGATTGGTACGATCAGGCCAAATCACCATGCTTGTTATTGGCTCTGCAGTAATGATGTTCTTAACAGATGTAGAATTGGCGTTAATTAGCCTTTCTTTTGTACCTGTGATTGCAGCCCGTGCAATATACGCTAGCACCCGAATGAGGAAGATGTGGTTACAAGCGCAAGTTGAGATGGGCAAACTCACTACCGTACTACAGGAGAATTTAGCCGGCCAAAGAGTTGTAAAAGCATTCGGTGCAGAGGAGCACGAAGAAAACAAATTTGACTATCAAAACGAAGCAGTTTACGAAACTACTTACATCGCTAGAAGAGCGCAGTCATCCAATAGCGCATTAATGCAAATTATCTTCTGGGCGTCCTCGGGTGTAATACTTTGGTTCGGCGGAAGGGCTGTGATAGATGAACGTATAACCATAGGTGCGCTGGCAGAGTTCATTCTTTACACAAGCCTTTTAGTTCAACCAATGCGAATGGTAGGTTTCCTAGTCAACACATTCGCTAGAGCTGCATCTGCGGGTCAAAGACTTTTTGAAGTTCTAGATGCCCCTTCGCCGGTAAGAGAAAAAGACGATCCTCATACTTTAAGTAATGTTCATGGCTCAGTTTCATTCGATAATGTGACCTTTTCTTACGGCAATGCTGATGCAATTAAAAACGTCAGTCTCAATGTTTCACCAGGTCAAGTAATAGCTCTCATGGGTGCTCCAGGGTCAGGTAAAACTACGCTTATGAGCTTATTATCCAGATTCTATGATGTGAATGACGGTGCAATTTGCGTAGATGGAATCGACGTCAGGGAAATAAGCTTGTCTTCTTTACGTTCCAACATTGGGGTTGTGCAACAAGATGTATTTTTATTCAGTGCGACAGTAGCCGAAAATATTTCCTATGGCCATGAAAATGCAACAATGGATGAGATTATTCAGGCGGCAAAAACTGCCCAAATTCATGATGAAATCGTCGCCCTTCCAGATGGATACGAAACAGTTATTGGCGAAAGAGGAGTTTCCCTGTCTGGTGGTCAGCGGCAACGACTCTCAATCGCACGTACACTAGCAATAAATCCTGCAATCCTCATTCTTGATGATTCCACGTCAAGTGTAGATGCAGGGACTGAATCGCGGATTCAAAAAGCGTTATCAGAAGTCATCAAAGGAAGAACAACCTTCATTATCGCCCATCGTTTGTCATCAATTCAAAATGCCGAATTAGTAGTTGTAATGGAGGAAGGAAAGATTGCGGAAACGGGAACTCCAGACGAATTAATCGTGGCTGGAGGGTTATTCACAAAAGTTACTGAGCTTCAATATGCAACTAACTTGAATGGAATATCTACAACTCCTTCAAGCGTAGGCAGCAGGGGTACCTCCTCATGATGATGAATACCGGTGGTGGTGGCAACTTCCTTATGCGTGCCCAAAAAGGTGATATTGACGACGAAGGCACGCGTCTATATGACCAACGAGTAGTCATACGATTGATTAAATACCTTGCTCCTTACAAATTGAGCGTTTTCATAAGTATGCTAGGAGTAATTGTTTACACACTTGCCACAATAGCTATACCCGCGATAGTTGCAATCGGAATCGACAGGTATGTTGAAACAAAGAATGTTGATGGCCTCAATAATCTGATAATCATTTTCGGGTTTGTGCTAGTAATTCACTACATCTCAAACTATAGCCACCAAATCATCCTCGCGAAAATCAGCCAGCGTGTAATTTACGATCTAAGGACCGATTTATTTACGCACCTACAGCGACTACCTATGTCATTCCATAACAGAAACAAAGTAGGCTCTGTAATGTCTCGTGCACAGAATGATGTATATCAACTACAAGAATTTTTAGACATTATCGTATTAAGCATTGCAGATTTGCTTAGCCTTATAGGAATAATTGGATTCATGGTTGCAACCGACTGGAAATTATCCTTATGGTCGTTTGTTACGCTGCCAATTTTGATTTGGGTAATCTGGGTGTGGCAAAACCATGCAAGGCCTGCATTTTTACGAGTCCGAATAGCAATTTCAAACGTCAATGCTTCCCTAGCCGAGAACCTTGACGGGGTTCGTGTGGTTCAAAGCATGAATAGGCAAATTAAGAATCTTGCAACCTTCAATGACGTTAATAGGTATCACTTAGATACTAATCTACGAGCACAAAGGCTTTCCTCTTCTTTAATGCCAGCCGTCGAAATGTTCATGTCATTTGGCCTGGCAGCTACCATTATTGTTGGAGGGAGACTAGTTCTCGCAGGATCTTTAGGTGCAGGACAACTAATCCAATTCACCTTATACATCCAACGATTTTTCGACCCTATCCGCAGCCTCACACAGCAATTTACACAACTACAAAGAGCAATGGCTTCTGGGTCTCGTATTTTTGATCTACTAGATGTCGAACCGGAACTAAAGGATATTGAAGGCGCAAAGCCAATGCCTAAGATAAAAGGGGCTATTACCTATAGAAACACTTCATTTGCATATGAAGAAGACAAGCCGGTTCTACACAACATTAATTTAGAAATTAACCCGGGCGAAACAGTTGCTCTTGTCGGTCGCACAGGAGCAGGCAAAACAACAATGGCCGCTTTAATATCAAGGTTCTATGACGTCACGGCAGGTTCCATTGAGATAGATAACGTTGATATCCGCTCAGTGACACGGAACTCACTCGCCAAGCAAATGGGTATCGTCCTTCAGGAACCGTTCCAATTTTCAGGGACAATTTTAGAAAACATTCGCTACAACCACCCTGAAGCATCTGATGAAACGGTAGTTAACGCTGCTAAAGCCGTAGGAATTCATCATCACATAGCAAGTTTGCCCCAAGGTTATGATTCAATGATGGAAGAAAGAGGCGGGAATATGAGCTTAGGACAACGTCAGCTCATCAGCTTTGCAAGGGCATTAGTCGCAGATCCTCAAATAATAATACTGGATGAAGCTACAGCAAGCGTAGACACCCAAACAGAGCAACTCATTCAAACTGCAATGAAAACACTACTTAGCGGCCGAACCGCAGTGGTTATTGCACACCGGCTATCCACAATTAGGAATGCTGACCAAATAGTAGTAATGGATAAAGGGGAAATAGTCGAATTAGGGAATCATGACAGCCTAATTGAATTAAATGGTCTGTATGCACAGCAGCATGAATTGCATGCGAGGATTAGTGCAAAAGGTATTCGCAGAGAAGATGCCCCCGCAAATGAATTTGATGAATCCTTAGATAACTAATTATTACCTAATTCGGGTGGGCATAGCTGTGCACCCAAAGTCTCCTCAATCCATTTGCTAACCCGCAGTAATTTTGATTCATCAAACGGAGCACAAGATAATTGCGCTCCTACTGGCAAACCTTCACCTGACAAACCTATCGGTACAGAAATACTAGGGAATCCTGTAAAGCTCCATAGGCTTTGGAATCTTGTGTCTCCGGTCTGGGTTCTATCTTTTGGTGGCGGGGCAGAAACAGAAGGCATCAAAAGCGCATCAACATTTTTCACGGCTGAGGCGGCAAGTCTTTGCACTTTTATTCGATATTCAGAGGCTTCTACGTACTCCATTGCCGTGTGTGAAAATCCGTTCTCCAAATAGACACTAATTTTAGGACCGTAGAGGTTCTGATTCTCGATGTATAAAGGCTGATGCCATAGGGCCATTTCGGATTCTTGCATTAGGCGATGTGCTGCATATGCCCTTGGATAATCAATACCTAAGTCTACTTCCTCTATTATTGCGCCAGCTTTCGCATCCTTTTGGGCGGTTTGTTCAATCGATACCCGGGTACCTGAGTCTGCCTCCTCAAAAAACCATCCTCTTAACAATCCGATTGTTGGAGAGCGAGGTACATCGATGATAGATTTCAAATAATTGTCCACAGGCATTTTCTGGGAGTAAGGATCATGAGGATCAAAACCCGCAAATACATTCAGTAGAAGAGCCATATCATCTACAGTGCGGGCTAAAAACCCCACGTGGTCAAATGAGGTGGCCATTGGAATTACACCTAAGCGAGATATGCGTCCAAATGTTGGTTTAAACCCAACAATGCCGTTATATGCTGCTGGCCTCAACACTGAGCCTACTGTTTGGGTACCAAATGCCCATGGCACCATGCGTGCAGCTACGGCAACACCCGAGCCAGTGCTTGAGCCTCCAGGAGTATGCTCCATATTCCAAGGATTAAACGAGGGTGCGGGGTCACCATCAGCAAATTCAGTAGTGTGCGTTTTTCCCAGAAGAATCGCCCCCGCTTCTTGCGCAATCTTTATGCAAGAAGCATCTTCTCCTGGAATACGATCAGCAAATATGCGTGAACCAGCTGCAGTCTTGATTCCGGCAGTATCAAATATGTCTTTTGCACCATAAGGCACACCCTCAAGAGCTCCTCTGCCTGAGGCTTTTTTATCAGACTTCGAGGCTAATGATAAAGACTCTTCAAATAGTAACGTTGCCCAAGCTTGAAAAGATGGTTCTGTCTTCTCTATACGCCGATGAATAGACTGCATAAGCTCTACAGCGGAAAGTCGCCGGGAGGCTATCTCTTCTACAGCCTCAGTTAAACTCAGTTCGTATGGCTCTGGCATTACTTAACGAGCGCGCTTAGTAAATCCAAATCGTATACGTTTGCCATTCCGAGTTTCGTCCTGCTTATTCATACGTTCAACAAACTGCTCGGTTGTTTCTACCGGTTTCTGCTTTTTTTCTTTTTTAATACGTGGCAAAGTTCTGACCTTTTATTTGATTAAGTGATTATACCAGCTAACTAGGAATTTAATTATATCGGAAAATGGCCAACTTCATTCCAATTGATCATGACATTACCTGTGCGTCTACAGCTTAAGCGTGTGATACTACCAGAGCCCAATCCTGTCAAAGACCAATACGCTTGGTCATTTAACCCTAATAACTTCACAACTAACGCTCGTAAAGCAGCCCCATGGCCAACAATTAATACATCGTCCTTAGCATGGTTTAATTGCAAGAAATCAGCAAACTTGGATAAACGATTCAGCAGATCCCGATATGACTCTCCTTTTGGAGGTGCGTAGTCAAGGTTCCGTTGGTCTTGATGTAGCCTTAATCCTTGGTCACTTGAAGACATTTCCTCCCAAGTCATACCCTCAAAATCACCGAATGATACTTCCCGCAACATGGGGTCAATGCGTACTTCGGGTGGATTTGTCTTGCTGCCTGCGATTATTATTTCTGCTGTTTCGGTAGCACGAACCAAATCACTAGAATAAATAAAATCGAAATGAACTAACGCAAGTCTTTTTGCAGTGAATTGCAATGCGTTACGACCGGGCTCGTGAAGAGGAATATCAGTGTGCCCTTGCACACGACGCTCTGCATTCCATTTCGTTTCTCCATGCCTAACAAAATACCACTCAGCCATAATTACTTTGCTAAAGTCCTAGGAGTAGGTTCACTGTTATCAATTATGGCATTGCTACCGTCCCACCA
Proteins encoded in this window:
- the argC gene encoding N-acetyl-gamma-glutamyl-phosphate reductase; this encodes MKIGIINVTGYAGIELARILYRHPEAEIVSITGRSQAGEELAKALPHLARTILPIEPEITQSVDIVFSALPQVASAEACIPYIRGGVKVIDISADFRLKDSLEYLEWYGVKHPAPDLLESSVYGLPELNRTLIKDSQVIANPGCYPTAALLGLAPLVSLGLIEEQIIIDCKSGVSGAGRGLSMSTHFSEVNENVMAYSIAGHRHLPEINQELRKLKDNFEPKTIFQPHLIPMTRGIHDTIYASFNDKMKLSPEQASTEVIQIFRDHYAADDFVHIMDAPPQTKQTWGNNDCLIYPTVDKRTGKVVVFSVLDNLVKGAAGQAVQNMNIMFGLPETMGLEQLAIYP
- a CDS encoding TIGR03619 family F420-dependent LLM class oxidoreductase — protein: MSIKIGLSGVSVVAKEGRDAFLSYVDEAEAQGWDSIWFSDRIVGPTLRIDPIVGMSMISGRTNKLKFGTGVLLMSVRSPVTMARELATLDNLSNGRLVVGVGVGQEALAEYEAMGVRKQDRGRRLDEAIQVMRELWAKDTVTYESEFLKLDNASIGIHPFQQNLPIWIGSRSEAGLRRTGRLGDGWLPTQLTPAEFRVGVSKINLYANEAGRTIPQDHFGLQISCYISKTGHVPDLIKEKFLLKRRTDVPLEDLNLLGTSSQVMDRLKQYIEAGATKFVFNPACGFDEIHDQMALLSEYIVNPFHQKLI
- a CDS encoding SprT-like domain-containing protein; translated protein: MSKIDYPSSAIKNRIDELLITLCMEYQILPMPVVEWSTRFKRVLGKAYLNERKIKLSAWLSLEQAEETLRHELAHIALGNNSQNPHGLKWKQWAGYLGARPRATSASLPANIDFSNSTKIYKGLECPNCNLRFIRLIVKPRIYCKRCGPKKGMLLHRISATRSHLINWLTKMY
- a CDS encoding endonuclease III, translating into MGDPKTSARRRKVLRPRSVNGIKPYSVDEVYDILAGHYGIPDKARRMDPTSELIWTILSQHTSDINAEKAFTALADKYNSWQEVLDAPTDQLVSVIRSGGLAQQKAPRIQIALHSIYQRTGGFDIAFLSSWNLDLAKSWLREIPGVGPKTAGVVLSFSLNQPAMAVDTHIYRVSKRLALIGPKVTADQAHDLLEKWVKPDRVLNFHVFLISHGREICKALRPLCYICPLNGQCPSREKLITKNDTRSVTKTLNYKPL
- a CDS encoding histidine phosphatase family protein yields the protein MKDVRLILVRHGQTAWNAEGRVQGGGSLDRIGCIQASALAQRLVNEPITQVYASPALRARQTARYTAGLLGIRVRQSSLLKDLDYGRFAGAFIADVKEAAPGLFEQWRDAPETVTFENGENLANLRLRMNKFIRKIKQSHQGETVLAATHDSPIRIAASIALGLPDSEHKQDYLKAPLASMTILNISSDSIVLEAFRDISHLENTDG
- the rimI gene encoding ribosomal protein S18-alanine N-acetyltransferase, yielding MAGKINQKNILSFAYSLRPMSIDDLDQVSSIERVSFPTLWPPTSYRKEIVNKVAEYIVCIRDGEYLTVQRQRKDWRRLFRKNLPPITVKKRLVVGFLGIWYMGGEAHIVTVAVREEYRGQGIGELLLIGSLELGAARSSQVVTLEARVSNEIAKALYAKYGFFEAGMRRRYYSDNNEDAVIMTTPDLVSAEYQQFLSEKKKEFEARYGVNIREYL
- a CDS encoding ABC transporter ATP-binding protein/permease, translated to MKILWRITKIAALERSRMAGAWASLIVATILFLSIPRLIGFSIDYAISEGADEQQSTRVLVYLGAIVIGVVALRGIFNYANLYLAESVSQHVSYTIRNMLYDKLQHLSFAFHDREHTGNLMSKSTIDVEMMRMFVSMGLVRSGQITMLVIGSAVMMFLTDVELALISLSFVPVIAARAIYASTRMRKMWLQAQVEMGKLTTVLQENLAGQRVVKAFGAEEHEENKFDYQNEAVYETTYIARRAQSSNSALMQIIFWASSGVILWFGGRAVIDERITIGALAEFILYTSLLVQPMRMVGFLVNTFARAASAGQRLFEVLDAPSPVREKDDPHTLSNVHGSVSFDNVTFSYGNADAIKNVSLNVSPGQVIALMGAPGSGKTTLMSLLSRFYDVNDGAICVDGIDVREISLSSLRSNIGVVQQDVFLFSATVAENISYGHENATMDEIIQAAKTAQIHDEIVALPDGYETVIGERGVSLSGGQRQRLSIARTLAINPAILILDDSTSSVDAGTESRIQKALSEVIKGRTTFIIAHRLSSIQNAELVVVMEEGKIAETGTPDELIVAGGLFTKVTELQYATNLNGISTTPSSVGSRGTSS
- a CDS encoding ABC transporter ATP-binding protein/permease encodes the protein MMMNTGGGGNFLMRAQKGDIDDEGTRLYDQRVVIRLIKYLAPYKLSVFISMLGVIVYTLATIAIPAIVAIGIDRYVETKNVDGLNNLIIIFGFVLVIHYISNYSHQIILAKISQRVIYDLRTDLFTHLQRLPMSFHNRNKVGSVMSRAQNDVYQLQEFLDIIVLSIADLLSLIGIIGFMVATDWKLSLWSFVTLPILIWVIWVWQNHARPAFLRVRIAISNVNASLAENLDGVRVVQSMNRQIKNLATFNDVNRYHLDTNLRAQRLSSSLMPAVEMFMSFGLAATIIVGGRLVLAGSLGAGQLIQFTLYIQRFFDPIRSLTQQFTQLQRAMASGSRIFDLLDVEPELKDIEGAKPMPKIKGAITYRNTSFAYEEDKPVLHNINLEINPGETVALVGRTGAGKTTMAALISRFYDVTAGSIEIDNVDIRSVTRNSLAKQMGIVLQEPFQFSGTILENIRYNHPEASDETVVNAAKAVGIHHHIASLPQGYDSMMEERGGNMSLGQRQLISFARALVADPQIIILDEATASVDTQTEQLIQTAMKTLLSGRTAVVIAHRLSTIRNADQIVVMDKGEIVELGNHDSLIELNGLYAQQHELHARISAKGIRREDAPANEFDESLDN
- a CDS encoding amidase, producing MPEPYELSLTEAVEEIASRRLSAVELMQSIHRRIEKTEPSFQAWATLLFEESLSLASKSDKKASGRGALEGVPYGAKDIFDTAGIKTAAGSRIFADRIPGEDASCIKIAQEAGAILLGKTHTTEFADGDPAPSFNPWNMEHTPGGSSTGSGVAVAARMVPWAFGTQTVGSVLRPAAYNGIVGFKPTFGRISRLGVIPMATSFDHVGFLARTVDDMALLLNVFAGFDPHDPYSQKMPVDNYLKSIIDVPRSPTIGLLRGWFFEEADSGTRVSIEQTAQKDAKAGAIIEEVDLGIDYPRAYAAHRLMQESEMALWHQPLYIENQNLYGPKISVYLENGFSHTAMEYVEASEYRIKVQRLAASAVKNVDALLMPSVSAPPPKDRTQTGDTRFQSLWSFTGFPSISVPIGLSGEGLPVGAQLSCAPFDESKLLRVSKWIEETLGAQLCPPELGNN
- a CDS encoding histidine phosphatase family protein, with translation MAEWYFVRHGETKWNAERRVQGHTDIPLHEPGRNALQFTAKRLALVHFDFIYSSDLVRATETAEIIIAGSKTNPPEVRIDPMLREVSFGDFEGMTWEEMSSSDQGLRLHQDQRNLDYAPPKGESYRDLLNRLSKFADFLQLNHAKDDVLIVGHGAALRALVVKLLGLNDQAYWSLTGLGSGSITRLSCRRTGNVMINWNEVGHFPI